The Neodiprion fabricii isolate iyNeoFabr1 chromosome 4, iyNeoFabr1.1, whole genome shotgun sequence genome window below encodes:
- the LOC124179599 gene encoding DNA replication licensing factor Mcm2 — translation MSSQASSPVPSGRRDQLTSPPHEMEEPFEDEGNLLGADTDNEMIEEEEDGEELFGDNMEADYRPMPALDRYDPKIVDDEDYSEISQGDRAAAEREMRKRDREAGIIRDDRDLLYDESDDDEVPKQKRRMAEKAAAGEIEDSEMIESIENLEDTKGHTIKEWVMMLGPRTEIANRFKSFLRTHVNAKGHHMYKERIRRMCESNQSSFVVEFPILAGKEHVLAYFLPEAPVQMLEIFDEVAKDLVLTIFPSYERVSTEIHVRISELPLIEELRTFRKLHLNQLVRTLGVVTATTGVLPQLSVVKYDCKKCGYVLGPFTQMQSQEVDPGSCPECQSSGPFTINMEQTVYRNYQKVTIQESPGRIPAGRIPRSKDCILLADLCDRCKPGDEVDVTAIYSNNYDGSLNTEQGFPVFSTVLLANHLVVKDCKEIVQSLTDEDVSSILALSKDHRVADRIIASIAPSIYGHEFIKRALALALFGGESKNPGQKHKVRGDINVLLCGDPGTAKSQFLKYTEKIAPRAVFTTGQGASAVGLTAYVSRSHTTREWTLEAGALVLADQGVCLIDEFDKMNDQDRTSIHEAMEQQSISISKAGIVTSLQARCSVIAASNPIGGRYDASMTFSENVNLSEPILSRFDILCVVRDEVDPMQDRHLAKFVIASHIKHHPNNANRTVPPSLEENHTNLSIPQDLLKKYIVYARQNIHPKLTNMDQDKVAKMYSQLRQESLATGSLPITVRHIESMIRMAEASAKMHLRDHVREEDVNLAIRMMLESFVDTQKYSVMKSMRQTFQKYLSYKKDHSELLYYILRQITLDTLTFKRAFQGGPVTTIEISEKDLMDKAKQIDIHNLHPFYESDIFKSNNFVYDPKRKVIVQTMPDVSND, via the exons ATGTCG AGTCAGGCAAGTTCCCCGGTGCCTTCCGGGAGACGAGATCAGCTTACATCACCGCCTCACGAAATGGAAGAACCTTTTGAAGATGAAGGCAATTTGCTCGGAGCTGATACAGATAATGAAATGatcgaggaagaagaagatggTGAAGAATTATTTGGCGATAACATGGAGGC TGATTATCGCCCAATGCCTGCCTTGGATCGTTATGATCCAAAAATCGTCGATGACGAAGACTATTCTGAAATATCCCAAGGGGACCGAGCGGCTGCAGAAAGAGAAATGCGCAAGCGAGATCGTGAAGCTGGAATTATCAGAGATGATAGAGATCTCCTTTATG ATGAAAGCGATGATGACGAAGTACCCAAACAAAAGCGTCGAATGGctgaaaaagcagctgctggtGAAATTGAAGATTCAGAG ATGATCGAATCAATTGAGAATTTAGAAGACACGAAAGGTCACACTATCAAAGAGTGGGTTATGATGTTGGGACCACGTACTGAAATTGCTAACAGATTCAAGAGTTTCCTACGAACACACGTCAATGCCAAAGGACATCACATGTACAAAGAGCGCATACGCCGAATGTGTGAAAGTAATCAG TCTAGTTTTGTTGTGGAGTTCCCTATTCTCGCTGGAAAGGAACATGTGTTGGCATACTTTCTACCCGAAGCTCCTGTGCAAATGTTAGAAATATTTGATGAAGTAGCTAAGGACCTGGTTCTAACTATTTTTCCTAGTTATGAGAGAGTTTCCACTGAAATCCATGTCAGGATATCAGAATTGCCGCTCATTGAAGAATTGCGAACGTTCAG AAAGTTACATTTGAACCAGTTGGTGAGGACGTTGGGCGTTGTCACTGCCACAACGGGAGTTTTACCACAGTTGTCAGTTGTTAAATATGATTGTAAAAAGTGTGGATACGTCCTTGGCCCGTTCACGCAAATGCAAAGTCAAGAAGTTGATCCTGGCTCTTGTCCTGAGTGTCAAAGCAGTGGACCCTTCACC ATTAATATGGAGCAAACGGTTTATCGAAATTATCAAAAGGTAACAATACAAGAGTCTCCAGGTAGAATTCCAGCCGGGAGAATACCTCGCAGTAAGGACTGCATCCTGCTTGCCGATCTCTGTGATCGATGTAAGCCTGGAGATGAAGTTGACGTGACTGCCATTTATAGTAATAATTATGACGGTTCTCTGAATACTGAACAG GGCTTTCCTGTATTTTCAACGGTATTGTTAGCCAATCATCTTGTTGTAAAGGATTGCAAAGAAATTGTTCAATCATTAACTGATGAGGATGTTTCCAGTATTTTGGCCTTAAGCAAAGATCATCGGGTAGCTGACCGTATCATAGCTAGTATTGCACCATCCATCTATGGCCACGAATTCATAAAGCGAGCGCTAGCACTTGCTTTATTCGGTGGAGAATCAAAAAATCCTG GCCAGAAGCACAAAGTGAGAGGTGATATAAACGTTTTACTTTGTGGAGACCCAGGAACAGCGAAATCACAGTTCTTAAAATACACCGAAAAAATTGCACCCAGAGCTGTATTCACAACAGGTCAGGGCGCTTCTGCAGTGGGTCTTACTGCATATGTAAGCCGTTCACACACCACGCGAGAATGGACGTTAGAAGCTGGTGCTTTGGTTCTTGCAGATCAGGGTGTTTGCCTTATAGACGAGTTTGACAAA ATGAACGACCAGGATAGAACATCTATACACGAAGCAATGGAACAGCAAAGTATTTCTATTTCAAAAGCTGGAATCGTCACTTCTCTACAAGCCAGATGCTCTGTTATAGCAGCCTCGAATCCAATTGGTGGACGATACGATGCCAGCATGACTTTTTCAGAAAAC GTAAATTTGTCGGAGCCGATTCTCTCCCGATTCGATATTCTGTGTGTAGTGCGGGATGAAGTAGATCCAATGCAAGATCGGCATTTGGCTAAGTTCGTTATTGCTTCGCACATTAAACATCATCCTAATAATGCGAATAGAACAGTTCCACCTAGTCTTGAAGAAAATCATACGAATTTGTCCATTCCACAAGATCTCCTGAAGAAATATATTGTGTATGCGAGACAAAACATCCATCCTAAACTTACTAATATGGATCAAGATAAGGTGGCAAAAATGTACAGTCAATTGAGACAGGAGAGTTTA GCAACAGGAAGCCTTCCAATTACGGTTCGTCATATTGAAAGTATGATACGAATGGCAGAAGCAAGTGCTAAAATGCATCTCAGGGATCATGTGCGAGAAGAAGACGTAAATCTTGCTATCAGAATGATGCTTGAGAGCTTCGTAGATACACAGAAATATTCTGTTATGAAATCTATGCGACAA ACTTTCCAGAAATATCTTTCATACAAAAAAGATCACAGCGAGTTGCTGTATTACATTCTTCGTCAAATAACTTTGGATACATTGACATTCAAGAGAGCGTTCCAAGGTGGACCAGTTACAACCattgaaatttctgaaaaagaTTTAATGGATAAG GCTAAGCAGATAGATATTCATAATCTACACCCATTCTACGAGAGCGACATATTCAAATCAAACAACTTCGTTTATGATCCCAAAAGAAAAGTGATAGTACAAACTATGCCTGATGTATCTAATGACTGA